CCTGTGATGGAAATTTGATTTGTATGGTTTTTTGTTGCTTAGTATGACTTAATTGAAATCGTTAGTACCAATTTGTATGTAGGAAATACTTTATGACACAGCTTGATAGGGATTGAAAACAGACTACGAAATTctatgtatttatttatgtatatacagtatttatatatatgcatacctgtatatgtatttatgtatgtattagTATAAATATATCTTATTCTTATATTTTGCTAAttaataattgtaaatatattaatacaattcataatactaataataatattgttagtgtTATTGACAAAGTGACtagtaatactaaataataatatgataaatataaaaaatgataattttaataaatttaattactaattaaagtgtatatttatttatgtaaagtattatacattctcttatatttatatttatatatatacatatttaattacaaaattgttcgtgaatcgtcggtaatggtcgaaaggTAATtacattcataaaaatagttcaaaatctttgagactcaacctaacagactttgcttatcgtgtcaaagatattaaatcgtatcgagagtttggtttaaaattagtcgaaatttttcgggtcactacaaaaaatcCCTCCAATCCGGATTCAAGATCGAAATTGTGGCAAGCTATCGAATGGGTCTGTGGATATTCAATTTGGTATAATCGAAATCAAGTTGTGTTCCGACTGAAGAAAGGAAACGGACCGATGATTTTAAATGAGATTCAAGTTAAATCGTTTGAATTGATTTCATGTCGCTCGAAGAATCTAAAGCTTGATTGGAACCAATGGCTATTGAACCCGAGTTCCTTTGACGATCATGGATAACAACGGATAagctcatattcgaatttttcgatTTGTTTTTTCTTTTGTCCCTCAGATTGTATTCCTGTATGTTTTTTAGTCTTCTGTTTATGTTCATTGGTATGCCATCGCATACCCTcatgtaatctttatttttatttttattaatattgctttgcctttcaaaaaaaaaaaaaaaataatctcatatttattttattttcgtaATAATTTACGTTTTCATGTAACAAATAGTTAAACCCTTGTGGCCTTCTATGTTTGTTTGACTCATTCTAAAAGGAGTGGTCCTTGTATAATAAGTCTCCGTGCTTCTTTATCAAATCAATCTTTTGTATaatcccacacacacacacacacacacaataaccaaaacaaacaaacaaacactcCTCATATCTTCTTCTCCTTCTTACGCTGCTGGTTTACATCAACCAAGTTTAGAAGAACAAGCTCCTCGATCGTAATTCAATATTTGTTATAAATTGAGTTATGCTCATATAATAATTGCCATGGAATCAAAGGAAGTAATCGCACCATTCGTGATGAAAACTTATCAAATGGTCAATGATTCGTCTTTAGATAGTCTTATTCGATGGGGCACATCAAACAACACCTTCATCGTAGTCGACTCTCTTGATTTCTCACAACGCCTCTTACCCGCTTTCTTCAAACACAATAACTTTTCGAGTTTCATTCGTCAACTCAACACTTACGTAAGCATACTATAAACATAATTGACACTGTTcttaataagtgtatatatatgtaacacgTTTTTTATTATGTTTTGTTTGTGAATTATAGGGATTTAGAAAGGTGGATCCGGATCGATGGGAGTTTGCGAACGAGTGGTTTTTAAGAGGACAAGTGCATTTATTAAAAAATATAGGAAGGAAGAAACAAAGTAATTGTAAAGGAAAGTATTCACAAAATAGGCAATTAgacgatgaagatgaagatgaagaagaaatgtTAATAGAGATTGCAAGATTAAAACAAGAACAAAAAGAACTAGAACAAGAGCTTGTGACCATGAATAAAAGACTCGAAGCAACTGAAAAAAGACCCGAGCAAATGATGGCGTTATTGTGTAAAGTAGCCGAAGATCCGGATATTTTATCACGTATGATGCTTGAAAAAAATCGACGGTCAAAAAGACTGGTAGATAAAAAGAGACAACGGGGGTTGAACATGGTTACTCAACCCCTGTTGTCTCAGCCGTCCTCTAGTATTGGATTATTGAATAATCCAATAAAAATTGAGAACGGCGACCATAACCAAACGTTATGGAGGCCTCAACCTTCTCAACCTTCCTCCGTTTGGCTATGGAATAAAGACGGTTGTGATGATGATGGTTGTTTTTCATCAGAATCGAAGCATGTGAGCGGAATTAGCAAGTACAACGTAGGTGGCAGTGACAGTGGTGGTGGGGGTATGATTTATTTTGGAAATGGTTTACATGAACCGGAAGTTATACCGGCGCCGGCATATCCATTTTCCTTACTAGGCGGAGGATTTTCATTGTAGTTAAATTTGTGTTTAATTCAGCAATCAGTAATAGTAATatggatttattattattattatatatatatatatatatactagtactTTCTAACTATATTCTATTTTACTACCAGGCAGCTGAAAATAGCTAAATATTTTGTTATTGTTCTATAAGATAGTATGTTGGTTTTGTGAAACAAATAatttaattgaattttataaatgatACTGAGATTTTATCCAGTATATCTATAATTAAACTTACTAAGTGAAATATAATATGTTATTTTGGAGGAAATGAAATTGCTGAACACAATTTGTATCCTGTATAAAGGGTCACATAATTATGGTCCCCTAATAAATAACATCATTGTCgatatttttatcatgaattgaCAAAAAACATTATATGTCACAAACATTTAGGTCTCACATCCGTAGTAGTCCCCATCTGTTGTCAATCGCAAAACGTTGTTAATTGTTTTGACGTATTGTGGTCACATTGTTACCTCCAATAATTTTCAATTAAAGTACTTGTAACGACTTAACACATATtattgaaaagaaattaattactaGTAAAACAATAAATTGAGAATACCTTGATATTAATCGACAAAAAACAAAATCACTGTACTAAATTTCTAAAtacaataattataaataaaatataaaattagaaacaaaacaaaatctatcaattaaaaaaaaaaaaaatactctttTAATAGGTAAGAAAAATGCCGTCAAATGAATATTTAAAAGCTAAAATTACGTAATTCATCCTTAATGTTTGCCTTAAAATTCATGAGTGGACCTAAAGTATTTTCTTAACGTGGATGATCCGGATGTTTAAAATTGTTGCGCAGTTGGTACTTAACTCTAAAGGACGTTAATTAAATTCAGTCAAGTCACGTCATATGCCAAGCATATATATGAGGGTACTTTCATCATTTCATCATCCTTCATCAACTTTGTCATCATCTCTATAATCTTCATCTTCTATCCTTATTAAATTTATACACCCTAAATCTTAATCTTCAGTAATACatacaaattataaatataaaattatatcTCTAAATTCTAAACCAACTTAGAATTTacaaattaataaaacctatatagCTAATTAAAATCAAACCAACAAATTCAAATCACaacaaaattataattttaaacaAGATAACAATCATAAAAAGATAATGTAAAAACCGTATTCTCAATTATATTGTAGCGAATTCCTTCTTGTAACTGCATAATTCTGCTCCTTGAAAACATCTCACAATTCAATTTAAAATCATCTCCAAAATCACAAGAATTATTTTCATTAATTACACCGATGGCCACACTTTGACTACATGACATAATTGATGGGGCTATACTTTGTTGACGTCGTAAAATTTCAGGATCTAATCGACTACCACTTCTAGTGGAAGTAATCATCATGAACTTCACAAAATCTCACCGGCTCTTGACGATGTTGTGCTATAGATTCTTGACCTCCCATTCCGGATGCACACATATACATTCTTGATTCTTGAGATGTAACTCTCTGATCTTGCAAATAACTATGAATCTAATCGAAATAAAATCAGATTTGGCAAAAAAAAAATATCTaatctataacaaccctcatatttccatacctgaattgactaatttgactatagggttgttatccatacgtaatatataattaaatttgacattgatcaaatatttatttttagccgacactttttgttaactaaagtttacactaattatataaaataactttagttaatattaatattaatgcgtattatatttaaaactatatgaaacataattattaattaaatgataagttattttaatcattatatatatatttttagcttataaaaaaataaaaataaaaagaaataagattttttttataaattaaataatgagcccatgaattttgactaaatattttcaaaaaaaaaaaattattaaaaatatttttaacatgtttttattattttgtcaaaattggcacctttattttattatttttttttcttttcaccaaccattttttacctataaatacatggctcctcattcattttttcttgccaaacacaaaaaattaagttattctctcaaaaccttgaagaaaatttgaggtactttctatttttattaattttttcaatattgtcatttatatttatatttattgtatattctttgtaaaattcgaaattaattatgtttatatgttataattagtattataagtgttatgatgtataaaaataattttgataatttatggaatattatttataattaaatacgaattatgtagtgtttaaacgtaaaaacaatgtaaaatttgtaataaatacttttaaccaaaaataaaatatatataatttttttttgagtttttaaaacttatatagatctgaaaaaagtataaaaataattacttgggtcgaattggtatttattatataattaaactctattattatgtaattcgaaggtaaattaagaataaatataaaataataaaataataaaaaatttaaatatttttctacaggttattagactgatagaaacttataaaaattataaaaataattatttgggtttatttagtaattatgtagaattaaaattattttgtgaatacattaagggtaaaaacaaaaataaatacaaaaatataataaaaacgttttcttaaatttttctactaatctatatgattaactaagactataaaaattatgtatgtaatttttagatatttaatttattatttagacattttttgaataatgttcgattaataaaacactgttatttttgaagtaatttaggtatttatttaaaggtaattatatttaatatatataagacatactaaggtataataactaaatattaaataaaacttaggttatattatcacatatataattattaagtacattaataattcgttgtgtgtatacacctaaagtgaaggttaatcaaagataatgtataattcatgtgaacttcatcgctactcacggtcgtaagtgaatgatgtctaggttgccatttatgggtaagcttgtggatctcgaatgccatgagtTAGATTCTGGTCaggaatcctgggcccccggttacatctggtcattcctgacttatttgatagcaacgaagtttgagtagagttgtacaacatcttgctaaagattaacccgaactttctaaaattgaaaaattactataagtggaaacttttcataaatagtaaccttccgaaaatggaaattctttagtgaaccattactatcaatatagtactatatactattgtctgttaggcaatgtctgatcatacgttctatctctaggttgagatctcggtcacgtccttccgttcaattctttcgtgtgctactaaggtgaacttcatagccccactttttactgtttcataactgttttacaacttttagggtgagacacatgcttgctttataactgttttacacttagacacaagtactaaattgttaactatgctgtcatgctttgattcatgctaaatccctaccgtaatatcgtcaattgctacgtttaaatgcaaacttaattattgtgagtaggcctattgagagtaacgtcttgaaacaacccaacccgtactccgtacgctataattttttttttattataatatacacatttatgcgccaattaaatatgtagaccaactcacaagtttcattaaaccgtacaaccattaccaatgtttacaaaaggcacaatggccgttaattaagttaatacaagtttgaccgaatacaatggtagtttattaaccaaacgacccgacgagcatggtttgggactaaactacccaaaaggtggccaacttccaaaagctcctacaagcacatcatcaagggcatctagtgcccgacaatccccttccctttatcctcacctgcaactaaaagataaacaacgagaggggtaagctaacgcttagtgaatgcaataattatacatgatcatatataacctacttacttgcatacacttacacaataccacatacgagctagcaattcaacaaacatgcaatccatcatgcataaactactatccacgttccacattacgctagcaacaataatagcatatagttcacaatatagtatgctaagtacaattcgcacaaccatggttaaccaagtatacaagagaacggtacatgtaagtccgttggagttcataacatccactagtgttacttacacaccgcgtaatcactagtcccccgggtgatgtcttaaacaccgcgactaactcacccttacaacaatgtggcgtcttaaacaccgcgacgaatccacacttcattcaatacaatgagtggtgtcttgaacaccgcgacacttccactctcacgacattgtggtgtcttaaacaccgcgacaatcccacaagttAATTAcgcaaggagtagtgtcttaagcaccgcgacaatactactcgttacctagaatgtggtgtcttgaacaccgcgacacttccacattcataccacacaaataaatacattatatacgttcacgcataattattccactcaccttgacgcaaggatgatgaataatcgcttccaaacttcaaagccaagtacataatacattaagtaccaattcaatacataaactagtggaattaaccacattacatttacttgggcatttaatgactcaattttgcattaaatgacccaaacacaccacaaccgccctcttaatggccaagactcgactttaattaccaacattagtgcattaaagtctactagcctcaattgacatccacctagggtaatttacacccattttacccaaactaggtcaactagtacattcttgacccaaatgacatctctttcaattctaacaagtgtttaatgcttacaataccattaacactttcaaactcacaattacaagaccaaaaccctagattatggccattagggtttcattacaacaacctaacccaaattcacccattttact
This genomic window from Rutidosis leptorrhynchoides isolate AG116_Rl617_1_P2 chromosome 2, CSIRO_AGI_Rlap_v1, whole genome shotgun sequence contains:
- the LOC139890509 gene encoding heat stress transcription factor C-1-like, with the protein product MESKEVIAPFVMKTYQMVNDSSLDSLIRWGTSNNTFIVVDSLDFSQRLLPAFFKHNNFSSFIRQLNTYGFRKVDPDRWEFANEWFLRGQVHLLKNIGRKKQSNCKGKYSQNRQLDDEDEDEEEMLIEIARLKQEQKELEQELVTMNKRLEATEKRPEQMMALLCKVAEDPDILSRMMLEKNRRSKRLVDKKRQRGLNMVTQPLLSQPSSSIGLLNNPIKIENGDHNQTLWRPQPSQPSSVWLWNKDGCDDDGCFSSESKHVSGISKYNVGGSDSGGGGMIYFGNGLHEPEVIPAPAYPFSLLGGGFSL